The following are encoded together in the Anaerostipes caccae L1-92 genome:
- a CDS encoding DUF975 family protein — MWWTRAELKERAKESIRRNYWIMVVVGLIAGIISGQIGGNVSYNSLKTELRESGWNGENMDFFTSTQFLMIVSAAIGILMVLFIGFTLLKIFLGNPLLVGCSRFFLENSDRKARFGLVGTVFQSGNYLNVVLTMFLRKLFTVLWSLLLLIPGLVKSYSYSMIPYILAENPSISRRRAFEISRKMMDGQKLNAFFLDLSFIGWIILSTLTCGVLDIFYVVPYRQATWAEFYKVNRQQALQNGTATPEELQGFPFY, encoded by the coding sequence ATGTGGTGGACAAGAGCTGAATTAAAAGAGAGGGCAAAAGAATCGATCAGGAGAAACTACTGGATTATGGTGGTAGTAGGGCTGATCGCAGGCATCATTAGCGGACAGATTGGGGGGAATGTATCTTACAATAGTTTAAAAACCGAGCTGAGGGAATCCGGATGGAATGGGGAAAACATGGATTTCTTCACGAGCACTCAATTTTTGATGATCGTGTCGGCGGCGATTGGAATTCTTATGGTTCTTTTTATAGGATTTACGCTGCTTAAAATCTTTCTGGGCAATCCTCTTCTGGTAGGATGCAGCCGTTTCTTTCTGGAAAACAGTGACAGAAAAGCTAGATTTGGATTAGTCGGAACTGTTTTTCAGAGCGGGAATTATCTGAATGTTGTGCTGACAATGTTTCTGAGAAAGTTGTTTACAGTGTTGTGGAGTCTTCTGCTGCTGATACCGGGACTTGTAAAGTCTTATTCCTATTCAATGATTCCGTATATACTGGCGGAAAATCCTTCGATTTCAAGGAGAAGAGCTTTTGAGATAAGCAGAAAGATGATGGACGGACAGAAGCTGAACGCTTTCTTTTTAGATTTATCTTTTATCGGATGGATTATTCTCTCCACTCTTACCTGCGGGGTTTTGGATATATTTTATGTGGTGCCTTACCGGCAGGCAACATGGGCAGAGTTTTATAAAGTTAATCGCCAACAGGCGCTTCAGAACGGGACTGCTACACCGGAAGAATTGCAGGGCTTTCCATTTTATTAA
- the ppdK gene encoding pyruvate, phosphate dikinase, giving the protein MSTKWVYQFNEGNAEMRNLLGGKGANLAEMTGLGLPIPQGFTVTTEACTNYYDCGENISDEVQGQIFDAMKALENIQGKEFGDLEDPLLVSVRSGARVSMPGMMDTILNLGLNDVAVEGFAKKTGNPRFAYDSYRRFIQMFADVVKEVDKAKFEAVLDEMKEAKGAKFDTDLTADDLKEVIVRYKEIYKSELGEDFPQEPKEQLLEAIKAVFRSWDNPRAIYYRRMNDIPGDWGTAVNVQTMVFGNMGDTSGTGVAFTRNPSTGEKQIYGEYLINAQGEDVVAGVRTPQPITRLKEDLPDCYEQFMQIAKTLEDHYRDMQDMEFTIQEGKLYFLQTRNGKRTAPAALRIACELVDEGMITKEEAVSRIEAKALDQLLHPRFDPEAIKAAVPIGEALPASPGAATGKVYFTAETAKLHHEAGEKVILVRLETSPEDIEGMHAAEGILTARGGMTSHAAVVARGMGTACVAGCGDIQLDEEKGLFTLGGKTVREGDYISIDGSTGKVYYGEIRTIPATISGNFDRIMTWADEIRTLKVRTNADTPADALNAVKFGAEGIGLCRTEHMFFDAERIPKIRRMILSRTKEAREIALNQLIPYQKKDFKELYEVMEGKPVTIRFLDPPLHEFLPTTLEEISALAKDMNVTVEEINMTRASLHEFNPMMGHRGCRLAVTYPEIAKMQTRAVMEAAIEVKQEKGFDIVPEIMIPLVGEKKELQFVKNVVVETAEKVKAYYESDINYHIGTMIEIPRAALLANEIAEEAEFFSFGTNDLTQMTFGFSRDDAGKFLEAYYDNKIYESDPFAKLDQDGVGQLIAMAAEKGRSTRPDIKLGICGEHGGDPASVEFCHRVGLNYVSCSPYRVPIARLAAAQAALNDK; this is encoded by the coding sequence ATGTCAACAAAATGGGTTTATCAATTTAACGAGGGCAATGCAGAAATGAGAAACCTCTTGGGCGGCAAAGGTGCCAACCTGGCAGAGATGACAGGACTTGGTCTTCCGATTCCTCAGGGGTTTACGGTGACGACAGAAGCATGTACCAATTACTATGACTGCGGTGAAAACATCAGTGATGAGGTACAGGGACAGATTTTCGATGCGATGAAAGCATTGGAAAATATTCAGGGGAAGGAGTTCGGAGACTTAGAAGACCCGCTGTTGGTTTCTGTACGTTCCGGGGCCAGAGTATCTATGCCTGGTATGATGGACACGATTTTGAACCTAGGTCTGAATGACGTAGCTGTGGAAGGATTTGCAAAGAAGACCGGCAACCCACGGTTTGCTTATGATTCTTACCGCAGATTTATCCAGATGTTCGCAGATGTTGTAAAAGAAGTGGACAAAGCTAAATTTGAAGCGGTCCTTGACGAGATGAAGGAAGCCAAGGGAGCAAAGTTTGATACAGATTTAACCGCAGATGACCTGAAAGAAGTCATCGTGCGATACAAAGAGATTTATAAGAGTGAGTTAGGGGAAGATTTCCCGCAGGAGCCCAAAGAACAGCTGTTGGAAGCGATCAAAGCCGTTTTCCGTTCCTGGGATAATCCTCGTGCTATTTATTACAGAAGAATGAACGATATCCCTGGAGACTGGGGTACTGCAGTAAATGTGCAGACCATGGTATTCGGAAATATGGGAGATACATCAGGAACTGGTGTAGCATTTACAAGAAATCCATCCACCGGTGAAAAACAGATCTATGGAGAGTACCTCATCAATGCACAGGGAGAGGACGTAGTGGCAGGTGTGCGTACTCCGCAGCCGATCACCAGACTGAAAGAAGACCTTCCGGACTGCTATGAGCAGTTTATGCAGATCGCCAAGACTCTGGAAGACCATTACCGCGATATGCAGGATATGGAGTTTACCATTCAGGAAGGCAAGCTTTATTTCTTACAGACCAGAAACGGTAAGAGAACTGCACCGGCAGCACTTCGTATTGCCTGTGAACTCGTAGATGAAGGTATGATCACAAAAGAGGAAGCCGTTTCAAGGATTGAGGCAAAAGCCTTGGATCAGCTATTACATCCGCGCTTTGATCCGGAAGCAATCAAAGCTGCCGTTCCGATCGGGGAAGCACTTCCGGCATCACCGGGAGCTGCAACTGGTAAGGTTTACTTTACTGCCGAGACTGCAAAACTTCATCATGAAGCCGGAGAGAAAGTTATCCTTGTCCGCTTGGAGACATCACCGGAAGATATCGAAGGTATGCATGCGGCTGAAGGTATCCTGACAGCCCGCGGAGGCATGACATCCCATGCGGCCGTTGTTGCCCGCGGTATGGGTACAGCCTGCGTAGCAGGATGCGGTGATATTCAGTTAGACGAAGAAAAAGGACTGTTCACCCTGGGAGGAAAGACTGTCCGTGAGGGAGATTATATTTCCATCGACGGATCTACCGGTAAAGTTTACTATGGAGAGATCCGCACGATCCCTGCAACCATCAGCGGAAACTTTGACCGCATTATGACATGGGCAGATGAGATCCGTACATTAAAGGTACGCACCAACGCCGATACACCGGCAGATGCACTGAACGCAGTTAAGTTTGGGGCAGAGGGAATCGGACTTTGCCGTACAGAGCATATGTTCTTTGATGCAGAGAGAATTCCGAAGATCCGCCGTATGATCTTATCAAGGACTAAAGAGGCGAGAGAGATCGCTCTGAACCAGCTGATTCCATATCAGAAGAAAGACTTCAAAGAACTCTACGAGGTTATGGAAGGAAAACCGGTTACTATCCGTTTCTTAGATCCGCCTCTGCATGAGTTCCTGCCTACGACACTGGAAGAGATTTCAGCACTGGCAAAAGATATGAATGTAACAGTAGAAGAGATCAATATGACACGTGCATCTTTGCATGAGTTTAATCCTATGATGGGACACCGCGGATGCCGTCTGGCTGTCACCTATCCTGAAATCGCCAAGATGCAGACAAGAGCGGTTATGGAAGCTGCCATCGAAGTAAAACAGGAAAAAGGATTCGACATTGTTCCTGAGATCATGATTCCTCTCGTAGGAGAGAAGAAAGAGCTCCAGTTTGTCAAAAATGTTGTTGTTGAGACAGCAGAGAAAGTAAAAGCTTATTATGAGTCAGATATCAATTACCACATTGGTACAATGATTGAAATACCTCGTGCAGCTCTTCTGGCAAATGAAATCGCAGAAGAAGCCGAGTTCTTCTCCTTCGGTACCAATGACCTGACACAGATGACTTTCGGATTCTCACGTGATGACGCAGGTAAGTTCCTGGAAGCTTACTACGACAACAAGATCTACGAGTCAGATCCGTTTGCGAAACTGGATCAGGACGGAGTCGGACAGCTGATCGCTATGGCAGCTGAGAAGGGCAGATCAACCCGTCCGGATATCAAACTTGGTATCTGCGGAGAGCACGGAGGAGATCCTGCATCCGTTGAATTCTGCCACAGGGTTGGATTAAATTATGTATCATGCAGCCCATACCGTGTGCCGATCGCAAGACTTGCAGCAGCACAGGCAGCACTGAATGATAAATAA
- a CDS encoding M23 family metallopeptidase — protein MNIRFLSQIVLQVTGLIYATVKYRNKNIEHIDDYVSGIKYSLPFDGEWYTANGGVTKDTSHSWEILPQRFAYDFIIVDDKSESFCGNKKDLHSYYCYGKNILAPADGIVVSTKNNFPDCRIMDTGQTDPDTTDIGGNRIILKHSPNEYSAICHLMPGSIKVQKGQTVKRGNVIAKCGNSGNTTEPHVHFQIQSTAGFYSCLGLPLRFSHIQTKFYSKYSLMDTRPLPKKEDLREGCIHRGLLVKNI, from the coding sequence ATGAATATACGTTTTCTGAGTCAGATTGTACTGCAAGTAACCGGGTTAATTTATGCTACAGTAAAATACAGAAACAAAAATATTGAACACATTGATGATTATGTTTCCGGAATAAAGTATTCCCTGCCCTTTGACGGTGAATGGTACACCGCAAATGGCGGTGTTACCAAAGACACTTCTCATTCATGGGAAATTCTTCCACAGCGGTTCGCCTATGATTTTATTATTGTAGATGATAAAAGTGAAAGCTTCTGCGGAAACAAAAAGGATCTGCACAGTTATTACTGCTACGGAAAAAATATACTTGCTCCTGCGGACGGTATCGTTGTTTCAACAAAAAACAACTTCCCTGACTGCCGCATCATGGACACTGGGCAGACGGATCCGGATACTACTGATATTGGCGGCAACCGGATTATTTTAAAACATTCTCCAAATGAATACAGTGCAATCTGTCATCTTATGCCTGGGAGTATAAAAGTACAGAAAGGACAAACGGTAAAAAGAGGTAATGTTATTGCCAAGTGCGGCAACTCCGGCAATACGACAGAACCTCACGTTCATTTTCAGATACAATCCACTGCTGGTTTCTATTCCTGCCTTGGTCTGCCTCTTCGTTTTTCTCATATTCAGACTAAATTTTATTCGAAATACAGTCTAATGGATACACGGCCTCTGCCTAAAAAAGAGGATCTGAGAGAAGGCTGTATACATAGGGGACTGTTAGTAAAAAATATTTAA
- a CDS encoding MFS transporter, with protein MRKSRWHYAWFILAAVILIRGFAGGGINMTSGLFLSPVSKEIGVGIGSLSIYLSITSVVMVLWLPTAGRLINKYDIRLMALAGAVLQTLSFASFGFLNSVYGWYLLAIPHAMGATILVNLLGPILINRWFAKNAGTMLGIQMAFVGLFGAVLQPVTSDIITQYGWRTGYFFIGGITFAVVVITSLVLLKNKPGDKHLLPLGAESASEDTAPGQIKKDQLEISEAAALRSASFYLLLFFMIAITGIGVFTQHIPTYGSMLGYSVRKTGAALAYASIGSAIGSIAIGMISDRIGSLKTCYGMIAVGLAAETGFLFSQQSFAVFAVSTFLHGLVTSGIMVLAPILTLKFYGQTDYEKIFAKISMGAPIASIVLVPAYGFIYDLSGSYRTVLIGMICLLVFAAVCITVGWKKRCTNEGCPSWREKH; from the coding sequence ATGAGAAAATCAAGATGGCACTATGCATGGTTTATATTAGCAGCTGTTATTTTAATCAGGGGCTTTGCAGGCGGCGGCATCAACATGACTTCCGGACTTTTCCTGTCTCCGGTCTCAAAAGAAATCGGCGTGGGAATCGGAAGTCTGTCTATCTATTTGAGCATAACTTCTGTCGTTATGGTCTTATGGCTTCCCACAGCAGGCCGGCTGATCAATAAATATGATATCCGACTCATGGCCCTGGCAGGGGCAGTGCTCCAAACACTCTCTTTTGCCTCTTTTGGTTTTCTGAACAGCGTTTACGGCTGGTATCTTTTAGCCATTCCCCATGCCATGGGCGCCACAATCTTAGTAAATCTTTTAGGTCCAATTCTTATAAACAGATGGTTTGCAAAAAATGCAGGAACTATGCTCGGAATCCAGATGGCATTCGTAGGACTTTTCGGGGCAGTACTGCAGCCGGTCACGTCCGATATCATTACACAGTACGGCTGGAGAACCGGATATTTTTTTATCGGAGGCATCACATTTGCTGTCGTTGTCATCACTTCTCTGGTCCTCCTGAAAAATAAACCTGGAGACAAACACCTTCTTCCGTTAGGTGCTGAATCTGCGTCAGAAGATACTGCTCCCGGCCAAATAAAAAAAGACCAGCTTGAGATATCCGAAGCTGCGGCTCTGCGCTCGGCGTCTTTTTATCTGCTGCTGTTCTTTATGATTGCTATTACCGGGATCGGCGTCTTTACCCAGCATATTCCTACCTATGGTTCCATGCTCGGTTATAGTGTCAGAAAAACCGGGGCAGCGCTTGCCTATGCCTCCATCGGAAGTGCCATCGGCTCCATTGCCATCGGAATGATAAGTGACCGGATCGGCAGTCTGAAAACCTGCTATGGAATGATCGCAGTCGGACTCGCAGCAGAGACTGGATTTTTGTTCAGCCAGCAGAGCTTTGCGGTCTTTGCCGTTTCAACCTTTCTCCACGGTCTGGTGACTTCCGGCATCATGGTCTTGGCTCCAATCCTTACCCTCAAATTTTATGGGCAGACCGATTATGAAAAGATATTTGCCAAAATTTCTATGGGCGCCCCGATTGCCTCCATTGTGCTGGTCCCTGCCTACGGATTTATCTATGATCTTTCCGGCAGCTACCGGACAGTCCTCATAGGAATGATCTGCCTGCTGGTCTTTGCCGCCGTCTGCATAACTGTCGGCTGGAAAAAGCGCTGTACAAATGAGGGGTGTCCTTCCTGGAGAGAGAAGCACTGA
- the eno gene encoding phosphopyruvate hydratase codes for MNYLEIEKVIGREIIDSRGNPTVEAEVYLAGGVTGRGTAPSGASTGEFEALELRDGDKGRFGGKGVTKAVQNINTEISEILSGMDASDIYAVDRAMIDADGTKDKSKFGANAVLAVSIACAKAAAAALGVPLYRFLGGLNANRLPVPMMNILNGGAHAANTVDVQEFMIMPVGAESFREALRQCTEVFHALAGLLKSKGLATSVGDEGGFAPDLASDEEAIEYILEAVKLAGYEPGRDFVLAMDAASSEWKGEKKGEYILPKCKRKFASEELVAHWKSLCERYPIVSIEDGLDEEDWEGWQYMTRELGDKIQLVGDDLFVTNTERLNKGIKERCGNSILIKLNQIGTVSETLEAIKMAHKAGYTAVVSHRSGETEDTTIADLAVALNTGQIKTGAPSRSERVAKYNQLLRIEEELGDSAVYPGFTTF; via the coding sequence ATGAATTATTTAGAGATAGAGAAAGTCATCGGAAGAGAGATTATTGATTCCAGAGGGAATCCTACGGTAGAAGCTGAGGTATATCTGGCCGGCGGCGTGACAGGAAGGGGGACAGCCCCAAGCGGAGCTTCCACAGGTGAATTTGAAGCTCTTGAATTAAGGGATGGAGATAAGGGACGTTTTGGAGGAAAGGGAGTAACCAAAGCGGTCCAAAACATTAATACAGAGATCAGCGAAATCTTAAGCGGGATGGATGCTTCTGATATTTATGCTGTTGACAGGGCAATGATCGATGCAGACGGAACAAAAGATAAATCAAAGTTTGGTGCCAATGCGGTGCTCGCAGTGTCCATTGCATGTGCAAAAGCAGCGGCAGCGGCTCTGGGAGTTCCTCTGTACCGATTTTTGGGAGGCCTGAATGCAAACCGTCTTCCGGTGCCAATGATGAATATATTAAACGGCGGCGCCCATGCGGCAAATACAGTCGATGTGCAGGAATTTATGATTATGCCGGTGGGGGCAGAAAGTTTTCGTGAAGCTCTGCGCCAGTGTACGGAAGTGTTCCACGCGCTGGCAGGACTGCTCAAGTCAAAGGGACTGGCGACTTCCGTGGGAGATGAAGGAGGCTTTGCACCTGATCTTGCCAGCGATGAGGAAGCCATTGAATACATTCTAGAGGCAGTAAAATTGGCGGGGTACGAGCCAGGCAGAGACTTTGTGCTGGCAATGGACGCGGCTTCCAGCGAGTGGAAAGGGGAGAAAAAAGGAGAGTATATTCTCCCTAAGTGCAAGAGGAAGTTTGCTTCAGAAGAACTGGTCGCTCATTGGAAGTCTCTCTGTGAAAGATATCCGATCGTATCTATTGAGGACGGTTTAGATGAAGAGGACTGGGAGGGCTGGCAATATATGACCAGAGAGCTTGGAGATAAGATCCAGCTGGTAGGAGATGATCTGTTTGTAACAAATACAGAGCGTCTTAATAAAGGGATCAAAGAAAGATGCGGAAATTCTATTTTGATCAAACTAAACCAGATCGGCACTGTATCCGAAACGCTGGAAGCTATTAAAATGGCGCACAAGGCAGGGTATACAGCGGTTGTCTCTCATCGCTCAGGTGAGACAGAAGACACGACCATCGCAGATCTTGCAGTGGCATTGAATACCGGACAGATTAAGACAGGTGCGCCGAGCAGAAGTGAGAGAGTGGCAAAATATAACCAGCTGCTTAGGATTGAAGAAGAGCTGGGAGACAGTGCAGTCTATCCCGGTTTTACTACATTTTAA
- the ahpC gene encoding alkyl hydroperoxide reductase subunit C: protein MSLIGQEVTDFKVQSYQGNEFKEVTKEDILGKWSVFFFYPADFTFVCPTELEDLANKYEDFKKVGCEIYSVSCDTHFVHKAWHDVSKTIQKIQYPMLADPTGLLARDFDVMIEESGLAERGSFIVNPEGKIVAYEVIAGNVGRNAEELFRRVQASQFVAEHGDEVCPAKWQPGAETLKPSLDLVGLI from the coding sequence ATGTCATTAATAGGTCAGGAAGTAACAGATTTTAAAGTACAGTCTTATCAGGGAAATGAATTTAAAGAGGTAACAAAAGAAGATATTCTTGGAAAATGGTCTGTGTTCTTTTTCTATCCTGCAGATTTTACATTTGTATGCCCGACGGAACTGGAAGACTTGGCGAATAAATATGAAGATTTTAAAAAAGTGGGATGTGAAATTTACTCTGTGTCATGTGATACACATTTCGTACACAAGGCATGGCATGATGTGTCTAAGACAATTCAGAAGATCCAGTATCCGATGCTGGCGGACCCGACCGGATTGCTCGCAAGAGACTTTGATGTGATGATCGAAGAAAGCGGACTGGCAGAGAGGGGAAGCTTCATTGTGAATCCGGAAGGCAAAATCGTGGCTTATGAAGTCATTGCCGGTAATGTCGGAAGAAATGCAGAAGAGCTTTTTAGAAGAGTACAGGCATCCCAATTCGTAGCAGAACATGGAGATGAGGTTTGTCCAGCAAAATGGCAGCCGGGAGCAGAAACTTTAAAACCGAGTCTTGATCTGGTAGGTTTGATCTAA
- a CDS encoding FAD-dependent oxidoreductase, whose protein sequence is MEGDTLNGIDMKKLYDGIIIGGGPAGLSAAIYLARAKYRVLVIEKEKMGGQITITSEVVNYPGVPETDGKRLTENMRQQAEFFGAEFMMAEVKELNPDGDIKKVVTDKGNFETLGIVLATGASPRKIGFEGEIKYQGRGVAYCATCDGEFFTGLDVFVLGGGFAAAEESVFLTKYANKVTVIVREEDFTCAAAVADQVKNHPGIEVHYQTEIVEAGGESTLQYAVFRNNETGETWKYEPPAGKSFGIFVFAGYAPATGLFKDFLELSEDGYLVTDMNQKTSKDGIYGAGDICVKNLRQVVTAVSDGAVAATSQEKYLSGMYEKLKLPEREISTPERRKPTDVPKEEIPETDGFLTAEMKQQLAPVFERLEKDVVLKFYTDDSPISREVEEFAGEMKDLSPHIRCEVSPEGGENIELPAICICRGDGTYLGTAFHGVPGGHEFNSFIIAIYNAAGPGQAIDEGLLERIRNISRKIRIQTVVSLSCTMCPELVMAVQRIALENPDVEADIYDMAYFPYLKDKYQIMSVPCMIVNEKDVYFGKKSVEEILGLLEK, encoded by the coding sequence ATGGAAGGTGATACGTTGAACGGAATTGATATGAAAAAACTCTATGACGGCATCATTATAGGCGGAGGTCCGGCAGGGCTTTCCGCCGCCATTTATCTTGCTAGGGCAAAATACCGTGTGCTGGTCATAGAAAAAGAAAAGATGGGCGGACAGATCACGATCACGTCGGAGGTGGTCAATTATCCGGGGGTTCCTGAAACTGACGGCAAAAGGCTTACGGAAAACATGAGACAGCAGGCCGAGTTTTTTGGTGCGGAATTTATGATGGCAGAAGTCAAAGAACTGAATCCGGACGGAGATATCAAAAAGGTTGTCACAGATAAGGGAAACTTTGAGACACTGGGAATCGTGCTGGCCACCGGCGCCAGTCCCAGAAAGATTGGATTTGAGGGAGAAATTAAATACCAGGGACGGGGTGTTGCCTATTGTGCCACCTGTGACGGAGAATTTTTTACGGGACTGGACGTGTTTGTCTTGGGAGGAGGCTTTGCCGCGGCAGAAGAGTCTGTATTCCTTACAAAGTACGCAAATAAAGTCACGGTCATCGTCAGAGAAGAGGATTTTACTTGTGCAGCAGCCGTAGCGGACCAGGTCAAAAATCATCCTGGGATTGAAGTGCACTATCAGACTGAGATCGTAGAGGCAGGAGGCGAGAGCACCCTTCAATATGCCGTGTTCCGAAACAATGAAACCGGGGAAACATGGAAATATGAGCCGCCGGCAGGAAAAAGTTTCGGTATTTTTGTCTTTGCAGGATATGCACCAGCCACAGGACTTTTTAAAGATTTTCTGGAACTGAGCGAAGACGGTTATCTGGTGACCGATATGAACCAGAAAACAAGCAAAGACGGTATCTATGGCGCTGGAGATATCTGCGTGAAAAATTTAAGGCAGGTAGTGACTGCCGTATCTGATGGGGCAGTGGCCGCCACTTCACAGGAAAAATATTTATCCGGGATGTACGAAAAACTGAAACTCCCCGAACGTGAGATCTCTACACCGGAGAGAAGAAAACCGACGGATGTGCCGAAAGAGGAAATTCCGGAAACCGACGGATTTTTGACAGCAGAAATGAAACAGCAGCTGGCACCGGTATTTGAGAGACTTGAAAAAGACGTGGTGCTGAAATTTTATACCGATGACAGCCCGATTTCCAGGGAAGTGGAAGAGTTTGCCGGAGAGATGAAAGACCTGTCTCCTCATATCCGCTGTGAAGTGAGCCCGGAAGGGGGAGAAAATATCGAACTCCCTGCAATCTGTATCTGCAGAGGCGACGGAACGTATCTTGGCACTGCATTCCACGGAGTTCCGGGAGGACATGAATTCAATTCTTTTATCATAGCGATTTATAATGCCGCCGGTCCCGGACAGGCTATCGATGAGGGACTGCTGGAACGTATTCGGAATATCAGCAGGAAGATCAGGATTCAGACTGTTGTGTCTCTGTCCTGTACGATGTGCCCGGAACTGGTCATGGCTGTACAGAGGATTGCACTGGAAAATCCCGATGTCGAGGCAGATATTTACGATATGGCATATTTTCCATATCTGAAAGATAAGTATCAGATCATGAGCGTGCCGTGTATGATTGTGAATGAAAAAGATGTGTATTTCGGAAAGAAAAGTGTGGAAGAGATTCTTGGACTTTTGGAGAAGTAA
- a CDS encoding GGDEF domain-containing protein, protein MKEKTRNYSFAFLVILSLITALGTFVYGMKNYHTDNISINQRQEITSLSEGWYYIEEGKKAEISSLPVKIKDSGRKSLTIYLDLSKPAAEDAVLCMENFHQAVEVFAGDRKLYSYGAGNKGPAGWILGNIWNIIDLPEGVHGKTIAVKITSPNTPGRWKIPEIKYGNRSAVMQMISENCIGIAVFAILSGVLGSGFLLVFCLLRWKGLDYNSKDFVYIGLFIVISTLWIITDSKIPQFLTKRLTPIYILSFLLFTLMPVPYLMFLRQICRHGKGALDCLSILFLLQTIFCAVLYITGTVDLIMSLPVTHFLIICTVAASIFLCLRELLHYHNKDTFFVLIGICILAAGAMLSLAAFLPQKISDNSLFFRIGLIGFYLSLCYVSLRRGMGLLRTSMEAETYRRLAYKDAMTGIGNRAAFDRDAGILHAKRDTNTFAVAVFDVNNLKYTNDTYGHAAGDRLIKDTADSVKDAFSAIGRCYRIGGDEFAVIMEHIPDESIEEAFCSFRENIRKYGKGNPEGLDAAGGWVKGENTGTDFIYRLFHQADTKMYESKEKAKHAEK, encoded by the coding sequence ATGAAAGAAAAAACAAGAAATTACAGTTTTGCGTTTCTTGTCATTTTATCCCTCATTACGGCACTGGGAACCTTTGTGTATGGTATGAAGAATTATCACACAGACAATATCAGCATTAATCAAAGGCAGGAGATAACATCCCTTTCAGAAGGCTGGTATTATATAGAAGAAGGGAAGAAGGCAGAAATTTCAAGTCTTCCGGTGAAGATTAAGGACAGCGGGAGAAAAAGTCTGACCATTTACCTGGATCTGTCAAAACCAGCGGCGGAAGACGCAGTGCTCTGCATGGAAAATTTTCATCAGGCTGTGGAAGTTTTTGCGGGAGATCGAAAGCTGTACTCTTACGGGGCAGGAAATAAAGGTCCCGCAGGCTGGATCCTGGGGAACATTTGGAATATTATCGATCTGCCGGAGGGTGTTCATGGAAAAACCATTGCTGTAAAAATCACTTCCCCGAACACACCCGGACGATGGAAGATCCCCGAAATAAAATATGGAAACCGCAGTGCAGTGATGCAGATGATCAGCGAAAACTGTATCGGAATCGCTGTATTCGCTATTCTGTCTGGTGTGCTGGGTTCGGGTTTCCTTCTTGTTTTCTGTCTGCTTCGCTGGAAAGGACTGGATTATAACAGCAAAGATTTTGTGTATATCGGTCTGTTTATCGTCATTTCCACGCTGTGGATCATTACAGATTCAAAAATTCCTCAATTTTTAACCAAACGACTGACTCCCATATATATATTGTCATTTTTACTGTTTACACTGATGCCTGTACCATATTTAATGTTTCTGCGTCAGATCTGCCGGCATGGCAAAGGGGCTCTGGACTGTCTGAGCATTCTTTTTCTTCTTCAGACGATTTTTTGCGCGGTACTTTATATCACAGGAACTGTTGACCTGATAATGTCACTGCCCGTGACCCATTTTTTAATCATCTGTACAGTTGCGGCCAGTATTTTCCTTTGTCTGAGAGAATTGCTTCATTACCACAACAAAGACACATTTTTTGTACTGATCGGTATTTGCATACTGGCAGCCGGGGCAATGCTTTCTCTGGCTGCATTTCTCCCTCAAAAGATCAGTGATAATTCGTTGTTTTTCCGCATTGGCTTGATTGGATTTTACCTTTCTCTCTGTTATGTCAGTCTCAGGAGGGGGATGGGGCTGCTCAGGACCAGTATGGAGGCGGAAACATACCGCCGTTTGGCATACAAAGACGCTATGACGGGGATTGGAAACAGGGCAGCGTTTGATCGGGATGCAGGGATTCTTCACGCAAAGAGGGACACAAACACTTTTGCGGTCGCAGTATTCGACGTCAACAATCTCAAGTATACAAACGATACATATGGTCATGCGGCAGGAGACAGACTGATCAAGGATACTGCAGATTCTGTGAAAGATGCATTTTCAGCGATTGGGAGATGCTATCGTATCGGCGGAGATGAATTCGCAGTCATTATGGAACATATACCGGATGAAAGCATTGAAGAGGCGTTCTGCAGTTTTAGAGAGAACATTCGGAAGTACGGAAAGGGAAATCCGGAAGGCCTGGATGCGGCAGGAGGCTGGGTTAAGGGAGAAAACACAGGGACAGATTTTATTTACCGGCTGTTCCATCAGGCGGATACGAAAATGTATGAAAGTAAAGAG